In Methanosphaera sp., a single window of DNA contains:
- the nucS gene encoding endonuclease NucS, translating into MEHPNKQEAYKLIDDGFNKKSMIIILAKCHVEYEGRARSKLDTGDRLILIKKDGTFTIHQQLNLDPVNWQAPGCKNTVEYKNGNLTLKSKKTKPNEEIIVYLDEVYTATYYNCVDTKDLEIRGYEKHMVDLAWENPDLLEKGFRPTRREYQTDNGFIDLMGKDKNGTLMILEFKSRKAGTNAVKQLKGYIDCFADNKDFVRGIIVAPDITDNAQEMLDELQMEFIAMDPPLDLLKHKTSTLDSFF; encoded by the coding sequence ATAGAACATCCAAACAAACAAGAAGCATACAAACTAATAGATGATGGATTTAATAAAAAAAGTATGATAATAATCCTTGCAAAATGTCACGTAGAATATGAAGGAAGAGCAAGAAGTAAACTAGATACAGGTGACAGACTCATACTAATAAAAAAAGATGGAACATTTACAATACACCAACAACTAAATCTAGACCCAGTAAATTGGCAAGCACCAGGATGTAAAAACACAGTAGAATATAAAAATGGAAACCTAACTCTGAAAAGTAAGAAAACAAAGCCAAATGAAGAAATAATAGTATATCTTGATGAAGTATACACAGCAACATACTACAACTGTGTTGATACAAAAGATCTTGAAATAAGAGGATATGAAAAACACATGGTAGATCTTGCATGGGAAAATCCAGACCTACTTGAAAAGGGATTTAGACCAACAAGACGAGAATACCAGACAGACAATGGATTCATAGATCTAATGGGAAAAGATAAAAATGGAACATTAATGATTCTAGAATTTAAAAGTAGAAAAGCAGGAACAAATGCAGTAAAACAACTAAAAGGATACATAGACTGCTTTGCTGATAATAAAGACTTTGTACGAGGAATAATAGTAGCACCAGACATAACAGACAATGCACAAGAAATGCTTGATGAACTACAAATGGAATTCATAGCAATGGATCCACCACTAGATCTTCTAAAACATAAAACATCAACACTAGATTCATTCTTCTAG
- a CDS encoding UDP-N-acetylglucosamine 2-epimerase, with product MNIAIVAETAPAKTLIPIIEKLDTDVNITSLTHSEGADQLLSVYSDELISIGQSRRNTQKRRSDIKIASLVMRDVYRTHRELKNRDIDLVLTCGNAGDVRKGIMAAKKLKIPTIHIEQDIYNPIEMISYADIITVPHEDAKKKLKKMYGITNTINIRGYPQAEYVSKVPLTDKKTLYDYYNIDDFYLLVLGGDAKAEDVPRIIHEVEKLDKDILIVPYRFDTDYVLKSIRRNNTYVIDGYVDLLSLMNASQGVIYIAGMGITIEAGVLSTPAVKIRGFHRDHESNNLATRIGINVVDVEDISYGVDHMKPAVGSRLVNNGIKASWKVADLIKQRHMFKMQSGGASSLKRIWNQRKKYR from the coding sequence TTGAACATAGCAATAGTAGCTGAAACAGCTCCAGCAAAGACTTTAATTCCTATAATTGAGAAGTTAGATACAGATGTTAATATAACATCACTTACTCATAGTGAAGGTGCTGATCAATTACTATCAGTTTATAGTGATGAGCTAATATCAATAGGTCAATCACGGAGAAATACTCAAAAAAGACGAAGTGATATTAAGATTGCATCACTTGTTATGCGTGATGTATATAGGACTCATCGTGAACTTAAAAATAGGGATATTGATCTTGTCCTTACCTGTGGAAATGCAGGTGATGTTAGAAAAGGAATAATGGCAGCAAAAAAACTTAAAATTCCAACAATTCATATTGAACAAGATATTTACAATCCTATTGAAATGATATCTTATGCTGATATTATAACAGTACCTCATGAGGATGCAAAAAAGAAGCTTAAGAAGATGTATGGTATTACAAATACTATCAATATTCGTGGATATCCTCAGGCTGAATATGTAAGTAAGGTTCCACTTACAGATAAGAAGACATTGTATGATTATTATAATATTGATGATTTCTATCTTCTTGTTCTTGGTGGTGATGCTAAAGCTGAGGATGTTCCAAGAATTATTCATGAGGTTGAAAAGCTTGATAAGGACATTTTAATTGTTCCATATCGTTTTGATACAGATTATGTTCTTAAGTCTATTCGCAGAAATAATACTTATGTTATTGATGGATATGTTGATCTGTTAAGTCTTATGAATGCATCACAGGGTGTTATATACATTGCTGGTATGGGAATTACAATTGAAGCAGGTGTATTATCTACTCCTGCTGTTAAAATTAGAGGTTTCCATCGTGATCATGAAAGTAATAATCTTGCAACTCGTATTGGTATTAATGTAGTTGATGTTGAAGATATCTCATATGGTGTTGATCATATGAAGCCTGCTGTTGGTAGTCGTCTTGTTAATAATGGTATTAAGGCAAGCTGGAAGGTTGCAGATTTAATTAAACAAAGACATATGTTTAAGATGCAATCTGGTGGTGCATCATCACTTAAAAGAATTTGGAATCAACGTAAAAAGTACAGATGA
- a CDS encoding TRC40/GET3/ArsA family transport-energizing ATPase — MAFSELVKFNKKQSTFIFIGGKGGVGKTTVSAATGLWCARMGKKTLIISTDPAHSLGDSFERNIRHTPTPITTNLEAIEIDPDLAMEEYQKKMQFQQQYDDTLGLLSDQMDMMSSTPGIDEVASFDKFMEYMNNDEYDVIIFDTAPTGHTLRLLSFPEMMDSWMGKLIKTKKTLGKAAKKLKNLIPFMGSDEKEDELSMQQLDEAKKQIIMARDILTDPKRTTFKSVLIPEEMSIIESTRATEALKKANITPDGIIVNQIQPNNNHCDFCSARYELQQKRLETIKATFEDQIIAEVPLQAHEVRGLSQLYDICDILYGSDPANGPIAL, encoded by the coding sequence ATGGCATTTAGTGAACTTGTAAAATTTAATAAAAAACAGTCAACCTTCATATTTATTGGAGGAAAAGGTGGAGTTGGAAAAACAACAGTTTCTGCTGCAACAGGACTATGGTGTGCTAGAATGGGTAAAAAAACACTTATTATTTCAACAGATCCTGCACATTCTCTTGGTGATTCATTTGAAAGAAATATAAGACATACACCAACACCTATTACAACAAATCTTGAAGCTATTGAAATTGACCCTGATCTTGCAATGGAAGAATATCAAAAGAAGATGCAATTCCAACAACAATATGATGATACTCTTGGATTATTATCAGATCAGATGGACATGATGAGTTCAACTCCTGGTATTGATGAAGTTGCATCTTTTGATAAATTTATGGAGTATATGAACAACGATGAATACGATGTTATCATCTTTGATACAGCACCTACAGGACATACACTTAGACTCCTATCCTTCCCTGAGATGATGGACTCCTGGATGGGAAAACTTATTAAAACAAAAAAGACTCTTGGAAAAGCAGCAAAGAAACTTAAAAATCTCATTCCATTTATGGGATCTGATGAAAAAGAAGATGAACTAAGTATGCAACAACTTGATGAGGCTAAAAAACAGATTATTATGGCACGTGATATTCTAACAGATCCTAAAAGAACAACATTTAAGTCAGTTCTTATTCCTGAGGAAATGTCAATTATTGAATCTACAAGAGCAACAGAAGCACTTAAAAAAGCAAATATTACACCTGATGGTATTATTGTAAACCAGATTCAGCCTAATAATAATCACTGTGATTTTTGTTCTGCTCGTTATGAACTTCAACAAAAACGTCTTGAAACAATAAAAGCTACATTTGAAGATCAAATTATTGCAGAAGTTCCACTTCAAGCACATGAAGTACGTGGACTAAGTCAACTTTATGACATCTGTGATATATTATATGGATCTGATCCTGCAAATGGTCCTATAGCATTATAA
- a CDS encoding ferredoxin, with product MYEVEINRNKCRGCGACIKTSQILILDDDNLVAIEGGFIDSDNIASKVIKSLYEVETAASICPEDCFIIYDDDTGDEIEIERNSLI from the coding sequence ATGTATGAAGTAGAAATTAATAGAAATAAATGTCGAGGTTGTGGTGCATGTATTAAAACATCACAAATTCTCATATTAGATGATGATAATCTTGTTGCAATAGAAGGTGGATTTATTGATTCAGATAACATTGCATCAAAAGTTATTAAATCACTCTATGAAGTAGAAACAGCAGCTAGTATCTGTCCTGAGGATTGTTTTATTATTTATGATGATGATACTGGTGATGAGATTGAAATTGAACGTAATTCATTAATATAA
- a CDS encoding NAD+ synthase: MINLPDFDDRDFVERACSFIKQKVEESNSEGVVLGLSGGIDSAVVACLAVRALGSDNVIAYRLPSKTTSDEDLFDAKLVKDELDIFSPYISIEDIHDYILNVCDKSDDNKKGKNDEIASANLKPRIRMAILYYFAAKHNYLVLGTGNKTELEIGYFTKYGDGGSDLLPIGDLYKEDVRKVAQTLGVPETVITKAPTAGLWEGQTDEDEIGMTYDVLDRILYLYVDNNEDASSIADKLEIEKSEVERIIRMVENAEHKRKTAPIISKF, translated from the coding sequence ATGATAAATTTACCTGATTTTGATGATAGAGACTTTGTTGAAAGAGCTTGTTCATTTATAAAACAAAAAGTGGAAGAATCAAATTCAGAAGGTGTAGTATTAGGTTTAAGTGGAGGAATAGATTCAGCAGTAGTTGCATGTCTTGCAGTACGTGCACTAGGATCTGATAATGTAATAGCATACAGATTACCATCAAAAACCACATCAGATGAAGATCTATTCGATGCAAAACTTGTTAAAGATGAACTAGATATCTTCTCACCATACATTTCAATTGAAGATATACATGATTACATACTAAATGTATGTGATAAATCAGATGACAATAAAAAAGGTAAAAATGATGAAATAGCATCAGCAAACCTAAAACCAAGAATACGTATGGCAATACTCTACTATTTTGCTGCAAAACACAATTACCTAGTTTTAGGAACAGGAAATAAAACAGAACTAGAAATTGGATACTTCACAAAATATGGTGATGGAGGATCAGATCTTCTACCAATAGGAGACCTATATAAAGAAGATGTAAGAAAAGTAGCACAAACACTAGGTGTTCCAGAAACAGTAATAACAAAAGCACCAACAGCAGGTCTATGGGAAGGTCAAACAGATGAAGATGAAATAGGAATGACCTATGATGTACTAGATCGTATATTATACTTATATGTAGACAACAATGAGGATGCATCTTCAATTGCAGATAAACTTGAAATTGAAAAATCAGAAGTAGAACGTATTATTAGAATGGTAGAAAATGCTGAACATAAAAGAAAAACAGCACCAATCATATCAAAATTCTAA
- a CDS encoding GMC family oxidoreductase N-terminal domain-containing protein encodes MTKVIIIGAGTGGLSVAKELSKNKDAEVLIIEKGPLADTKDAYKYYDTWDRNEMEIIKTTLVGGSSTVIAGNFIPSFVEELKKYDIDITKQLDELKDELKIAPMPESHIGDADHILQKAAEELGFDMQPMPKAIDATKCKQCGKCAWGCPHGAKWSSLEDLKIAQQNGAKLITDEEVVKLLVEDSKIKGVVTNKANTYTADIVVVAAGGVVTPKLLRLAGINTAGETFAVDPFITIGGYYKGANQTKQIEMNKFIKLPYAVISPHTSQYVLDGIKQTHPDATADDVLSFMIKIPDNRKGKVYANKVEKSIDYDDVAYIAQASAIAGAILKQAGVDMESISSTHTRGAHLIATSPVGEVVDSNLQTEIENLYVADGSVLPKAEGIPPIYAILAIAKRLGQHLADII; translated from the coding sequence ATGACAAAAGTAATTATAATAGGTGCAGGAACTGGGGGACTAAGTGTTGCAAAAGAACTTTCAAAAAATAAGGATGCAGAAGTTCTAATAATTGAAAAAGGACCACTAGCTGATACAAAAGATGCATATAAATACTATGATACATGGGATAGAAATGAAATGGAGATCATAAAAACAACACTAGTTGGAGGATCATCCACAGTAATTGCTGGAAATTTCATACCATCATTTGTTGAAGAATTAAAAAAATATGACATAGACATAACAAAACAACTTGATGAACTAAAAGATGAACTAAAAATTGCACCAATGCCAGAATCACACATAGGAGATGCTGATCATATTCTTCAAAAAGCAGCAGAAGAACTTGGATTTGACATGCAACCAATGCCAAAAGCAATAGATGCAACAAAATGTAAGCAATGTGGAAAATGTGCATGGGGATGTCCACATGGAGCAAAATGGAGCAGTCTTGAAGACCTTAAAATAGCACAACAAAACGGTGCAAAACTAATAACAGATGAAGAAGTAGTAAAATTATTAGTTGAAGATTCAAAAATTAAAGGGGTAGTTACAAACAAGGCAAATACATATACAGCTGATATAGTAGTAGTTGCAGCAGGAGGAGTTGTAACACCAAAATTATTAAGACTTGCAGGAATAAATACAGCAGGTGAAACATTTGCAGTAGATCCATTCATAACAATAGGAGGATACTATAAAGGAGCAAATCAGACAAAACAAATAGAAATGAACAAATTCATAAAACTTCCATATGCTGTAATATCACCACATACAAGCCAGTATGTACTTGATGGAATAAAACAAACACATCCTGATGCAACAGCTGATGATGTATTAAGCTTCATGATAAAAATCCCAGATAACAGGAAAGGAAAAGTATATGCAAATAAGGTAGAAAAATCAATAGACTATGATGATGTAGCATACATTGCACAAGCATCAGCAATAGCAGGAGCAATACTAAAACAAGCAGGTGTTGACATGGAAAGTATCTCATCAACACACACAAGAGGAGCACATCTAATTGCAACATCACCAGTAGGAGAAGTTGTAGATAGTAATCTTCAAACAGAAATAGAAAACCTCTATGTTGCAGATGGATCAGTACTTCCAAAAGCAGAAGGAATACCACCAATTTATGCAATACTTGCAATTGCAAAAAGATTAGGACAACACCTTGCAGACATAATATAG
- a CDS encoding oligosaccharide flippase family protein, producing MSDKLMKNSFILVIGNLLFRIGGYINRLLMTRLLGPEGYGLYGLTLPFQGVFQILSAGGLPPAIAKYVAQFNAKDEKALIRQIMHIATRYMIFMALILSILLLFSSDFIANNIFHMPDVVWPLRAVSLIPPFSVIVGAMRGAYQGVYKNEYTVYNRLAEQASTIIFACLFVVCGFYAMGAVLGGAVGFIVSAIVAVYLYKKHISGIFKSDDDLNLTKKEELKLLYMLIKFSIPVTITALSEMVIYDVGTIIIGIFMLSRDVGYYNSADPIARMPLVISLSIATVMLPAASEAYALKDQNLLQKYVVDCLRYCILTVVPLCLIISIFSSNVIHLLFGSIYIPASGVLSILVVGMSFYSIYMVCSSILQGTGSPKTPMYVLLMGTIINVVLNVLFVKDIGIEGAAVATTITTAILMCIILFIVIRKTKIKLPIKNIALILLCNVILALICIVIPKTIMGLIIGSIVSLIVYMLSLLVFRVLSKDDIIFFINYVEKIPYIKRYTSNIMDFIDKHKLYSM from the coding sequence ATGTCAGATAAACTCATGAAAAATAGTTTTATTCTAGTTATTGGAAATCTTCTATTTCGTATAGGAGGATATATAAATAGACTTCTAATGACAAGATTACTAGGACCTGAAGGATATGGACTTTATGGTTTAACACTACCATTTCAGGGAGTTTTCCAGATACTTTCAGCAGGAGGACTTCCACCTGCAATAGCAAAGTATGTAGCACAATTTAATGCAAAAGATGAAAAAGCATTAATACGCCAAATAATGCATATTGCAACACGTTATATGATCTTCATGGCATTAATTTTAAGTATACTGCTTCTTTTTTCATCAGATTTCATAGCAAATAATATATTTCACATGCCAGATGTAGTATGGCCACTAAGAGCTGTAAGTCTTATACCACCATTTAGTGTGATTGTAGGTGCAATGAGAGGAGCATACCAGGGAGTATACAAGAATGAATACACAGTATATAATAGACTTGCCGAACAAGCATCAACAATAATATTTGCATGTTTATTTGTTGTATGTGGATTTTATGCAATGGGAGCAGTTCTTGGTGGAGCTGTAGGATTTATAGTATCAGCAATAGTTGCAGTATATCTCTACAAAAAACATATTAGTGGAATTTTCAAATCAGATGATGATCTTAACTTAACAAAGAAAGAGGAATTAAAACTTCTCTATATGCTTATTAAGTTTTCAATACCTGTTACAATAACAGCACTATCTGAGATGGTAATATATGATGTTGGAACAATTATAATTGGAATATTTATGCTATCACGTGATGTTGGATATTATAATTCAGCCGATCCAATAGCTCGAATGCCACTTGTAATATCACTTTCAATTGCAACAGTAATGCTTCCTGCAGCATCAGAGGCATATGCACTAAAAGATCAAAACTTACTACAAAAATATGTAGTTGACTGTCTACGATACTGTATACTTACAGTTGTACCACTATGTTTAATTATAAGCATATTTAGTAGTAATGTAATACATCTTTTATTTGGAAGCATATATATTCCAGCATCAGGAGTATTAAGTATACTTGTTGTTGGAATGTCATTTTATAGTATTTACATGGTATGTAGTAGTATACTTCAAGGAACAGGAAGTCCAAAAACTCCAATGTATGTACTGCTAATGGGAACAATAATAAATGTAGTGTTAAATGTATTATTTGTAAAAGATATAGGAATTGAAGGTGCAGCAGTTGCAACAACAATAACAACAGCAATACTAATGTGTATAATATTATTTATTGTAATTCGAAAAACAAAGATAAAATTACCAATAAAAAACATTGCATTGATTTTACTTTGTAATGTAATACTTGCCTTAATATGTATAGTAATACCAAAAACAATAATGGGCTTAATTATAGGTTCGATAGTTTCACTCATTGTATATATGCTGTCACTTCTAGTATTTAGAGTACTTTCAAAAGATGATATAATCTTTTTCATAAACTATGTAGAAAAGATTCCATACATTAAAAGATACACATCAAATATCATGGATTTTATAGATAAACATAAACTATATTCAATGTAA
- the thiI gene encoding tRNA uracil 4-sulfurtransferase ThiI produces MKYIVRYGEIGIKSPKIRRKFENKLMKNIKTELECEFINNQGRLLLITDEDEQKVDDVLHRVFGIVSYSPVYETVTDNDKIKQLIDEVIPEVIDAGEFNPEVDTFAVKCRRVGNHDFTSQQMAGYCGSVVVKLTNAKVNLSNPDFTLYVEVRDDITYLYTKKIKTLGGLPVGSQGKVVCLISSGIDSPVAAYQMLKRGCSLVLLHCDNEPFTKDTMEKVKQQASNLQRYSLGEKVELYSVKFGNYLGDVKELAPPRMTCVLCKSGMYQIAEYLANIKHASAIVDGSSIGQVASQTLNNIESTRYHCRMPIFSPLICSDKIEIEAIAKQIGSYEVSIIEDGGCLAVPKYPETHADLELVKEIVEKIDQKQLLENLHETIEKIDF; encoded by the coding sequence ATGAAATACATTGTAAGATATGGAGAAATAGGAATAAAAAGTCCAAAGATAAGACGTAAATTTGAAAATAAATTAATGAAAAACATAAAAACAGAACTTGAATGTGAATTTATAAACAATCAAGGACGTCTTCTTCTAATAACAGATGAAGATGAACAAAAAGTAGATGATGTACTGCATCGTGTATTTGGAATAGTATCATATAGTCCAGTGTATGAAACAGTGACAGATAATGATAAGATAAAACAACTAATTGATGAGGTAATACCAGAAGTTATAGATGCTGGAGAATTTAATCCTGAAGTTGATACATTTGCAGTTAAATGTAGACGTGTAGGAAATCATGACTTTACAAGCCAGCAAATGGCAGGATACTGTGGATCTGTTGTTGTAAAACTAACAAATGCAAAGGTAAATCTATCAAATCCTGACTTTACATTGTATGTAGAAGTACGTGATGATATAACATACCTCTACACTAAGAAAATTAAAACACTTGGAGGATTACCTGTAGGATCACAGGGAAAAGTAGTATGTTTAATATCATCAGGAATAGATTCACCAGTTGCAGCATATCAGATGCTAAAACGTGGATGTTCACTAGTACTACTTCACTGTGATAATGAACCATTTACAAAAGATACAATGGAAAAAGTAAAACAACAAGCATCTAATCTTCAACGTTATTCACTAGGTGAAAAAGTAGAACTATATTCTGTTAAATTTGGAAACTACCTAGGTGATGTAAAAGAACTAGCACCACCAAGAATGACATGTGTACTATGTAAAAGTGGAATGTATCAAATTGCAGAATATCTTGCAAATATAAAACATGCAAGTGCAATAGTTGATGGAAGTAGTATAGGACAAGTTGCATCACAAACACTAAATAATATAGAATCTACAAGATATCACTGTCGCATGCCAATATTTAGCCCACTTATATGTTCAGATAAGATAGAAATTGAAGCTATTGCAAAGCAAATTGGTTCATATGAAGTTTCAATAATTGAAGATGGGGGATGTCTTGCAGTACCAAAATATCCAGAAACACATGCAGACTTAGAACTTGTAAAAGAAATTGTTGAAAAAATAGATCAAAAACAATTACTTGAAAATCTTCATGAAACAATAGAAAAAATAGACTTCTAA
- a CDS encoding oligosaccharide repeat unit polymerase family protein, which translates to MDYKKLDIFSPMILVVLVLVYLIFAYVGFSFNLKNLTGVGFNTVLVIFLGLVFYVLGVYIVKGLLKNREITIDKSKIKKLTSEKFIVMVVLLGIILQVVNLLYLGGIPLFSGYLKAKAATRIWLLSYLLFLPSINILLAKYPKKKYFLLFIVGLVLFTFTGYRTTVMAIVISIFICLYYTRDLKWTQLIISAAAIFALLLIVGYVAVKSIEWQTWTLNPLELLFYRAGYTLQVLDHAVALQGSTHGLLLYNTLTGFLKSTDPRVIVGSTTLGYAHSTTSMIFGPALLDFGAYAMIIQMLLLGIILGILYHLMKNTKDNLFVALYAMILAHTLIWIETGPTDLVVLLFFAIAIILCLYTTKITKKRG; encoded by the coding sequence ATGGATTATAAAAAACTTGACATATTTTCGCCAATGATTTTAGTGGTACTTGTTTTAGTATACCTTATTTTTGCATATGTTGGTTTTTCCTTTAACTTAAAAAACTTGACAGGTGTGGGATTTAACACTGTCCTTGTTATATTTTTAGGACTTGTATTTTATGTTCTTGGAGTTTATATTGTTAAAGGCTTACTTAAAAATAGAGAAATTACCATTGATAAATCAAAGATTAAAAAGCTTACATCAGAGAAGTTTATTGTGATGGTTGTACTTCTTGGAATTATTCTTCAAGTTGTTAATCTTCTATATCTTGGAGGTATACCTCTTTTTAGTGGATATTTAAAAGCTAAGGCTGCAACACGTATATGGCTTTTGTCATATCTGTTATTTTTACCTTCAATTAACATATTACTTGCTAAGTATCCTAAGAAGAAGTATTTCCTACTGTTTATTGTAGGTTTAGTACTCTTTACATTTACAGGATATAGAACAACTGTTATGGCAATTGTGATAAGTATATTTATCTGTCTTTATTATACTCGTGATCTTAAATGGACACAGCTTATAATATCAGCTGCTGCAATATTTGCACTACTACTTATTGTAGGATATGTTGCTGTAAAATCAATAGAATGGCAAACATGGACATTAAATCCTCTTGAACTTCTATTTTACAGGGCAGGATATACTCTTCAAGTTCTTGATCATGCCGTAGCACTTCAAGGAAGTACACATGGACTTCTATTATACAATACATTAACAGGATTTTTAAAATCAACAGATCCAAGAGTGATTGTAGGTTCAACTACACTAGGATATGCACATTCAACAACATCTATGATATTTGGTCCGGCTCTACTTGACTTTGGAGCTTATGCTATGATTATTCAAATGTTACTTCTTGGAATAATTCTTGGCATACTATATCATTTAATGAAAAATACAAAAGATAATCTCTTTGTTGCATTATATGCAATGATATTAGCACATACACTCATATGGATTGAAACAGGACCAACAGATTTAGTAGTATTATTATTTTTTGCAATTGCAATAATACTATGTTTATACACTACAAAAATTACCAAAAAGAGAGGATGA
- a CDS encoding VWA domain-containing protein, whose protein sequence is MPDEKIIALSNKLRDEGVNVSIRTTKLACDVYEIMQLTNSSKNLKLAFKSVYVKDSYDEAKFNKIYDDLFKETEKLKQPPRDLTKKPPKKDKDKQKQKPEKKQDPEKIKTDEIKFNKKPKPKEKPKPKQISFEEIIFKQMSADLQKRKTLKEKEIPDADITQLNQFDEKTLEVCRKLGKKIANRRMKRQKKANKNKISIQKTIRKNLKNGGKLIDLQKAKPPLDKSKHVFLNDISGSCDWISSWFFSIIYGCQRSFRKVTTYEFDSQIIDISEELKTESYYRTYQSIMDKRKAHGMRHEESDMTQSFKQFLNQAPLNYRTVVIILTDCRDWKSRQKEGLAESAVVLRKIVEKTQRVLIFNPEPKENWKSHTSCVDDYIKVGAEVHEVKNLKNLARLIEDL, encoded by the coding sequence ATGCCAGATGAAAAAATAATTGCACTATCAAACAAACTACGAGATGAAGGAGTAAATGTAAGTATAAGAACTACAAAGCTAGCATGTGATGTATATGAGATAATGCAATTGACAAACTCATCAAAAAACCTAAAACTCGCATTTAAAAGTGTATATGTGAAAGATTCATACGATGAAGCAAAATTTAATAAAATATATGATGATCTATTTAAAGAAACAGAAAAACTAAAACAACCACCACGCGACCTGACAAAAAAACCACCAAAAAAAGACAAAGACAAACAAAAACAAAAACCAGAAAAAAAACAAGACCCAGAGAAAATAAAAACAGATGAAATAAAATTCAACAAAAAACCAAAACCAAAAGAAAAACCAAAACCAAAACAAATATCATTTGAGGAAATAATATTCAAACAAATGAGTGCAGATCTACAGAAAAGAAAAACACTAAAAGAAAAAGAAATACCAGATGCAGACATAACACAACTAAATCAATTCGATGAAAAAACACTAGAAGTATGCAGAAAACTAGGAAAGAAAATTGCAAACAGACGAATGAAACGTCAAAAAAAGGCAAATAAAAATAAGATAAGCATACAAAAAACAATACGTAAAAACCTTAAAAATGGTGGAAAACTAATAGATCTACAAAAAGCAAAACCACCACTAGATAAGTCAAAACACGTATTTTTAAATGATATAAGTGGATCATGTGACTGGATTAGCAGCTGGTTTTTTTCAATAATCTATGGATGTCAAAGATCATTTAGAAAAGTAACAACATATGAATTTGACAGCCAAATAATTGATATATCAGAAGAACTAAAAACAGAGTCATACTACAGGACATATCAAAGTATAATGGATAAAAGAAAAGCTCATGGGATGCGACATGAAGAATCAGACATGACACAATCATTTAAACAATTTCTAAATCAAGCACCACTAAATTATAGAACAGTTGTAATAATACTAACAGACTGTCGAGACTGGAAATCAAGACAAAAAGAAGGACTGGCAGAAAGTGCAGTGGTACTGAGAAAAATTGTTGAAAAAACACAACGAGTACTGATATTTAATCCAGAACCAAAAGAAAACTGGAAATCACATACAAGCTGTGTTGATGACTACATAAAAGTTGGTGCAGAAGTTCATGAAGTTAAAAATCTTAAAAACTTAGCAAGACTAATTGAGGATTTATAA
- the hisB gene encoding imidazoleglycerol-phosphate dehydratase HisB, whose translation MERIAQISRKTKETDIKIRLNIDGEGKSNIDTKVKFFDHMLEAFTKHGFFDLDVIVDGDIDVDDHHTVEDTAIVLGECFKEALGDKVGINRMAYAVVPMDEALANVAVDIGGRNYTVFKADFEYQSISDLSTQNIKHFMETFANNSLMNINIKAEGENDHHICEAIFKALARALNDATKITHNQILSTKGTF comes from the coding sequence ATGGAAAGAATTGCCCAAATATCTCGTAAAACAAAAGAAACAGATATAAAAATAAGATTAAATATTGATGGTGAAGGAAAAAGTAATATTGATACAAAAGTTAAATTCTTTGATCATATGCTTGAAGCATTTACAAAACATGGATTTTTTGACCTAGATGTAATTGTAGATGGAGATATTGATGTTGATGATCATCATACAGTAGAAGATACAGCAATTGTACTAGGTGAATGTTTTAAAGAGGCTCTTGGTGATAAAGTTGGAATTAATAGAATGGCATATGCTGTAGTTCCAATGGATGAAGCACTTGCAAATGTAGCTGTAGATATTGGTGGACGTAACTACACAGTATTTAAGGCAGACTTTGAATATCAGTCAATAAGTGATCTTAGTACACAAAATATTAAACATTTCATGGAAACATTTGCAAACAATTCACTTATGAATATTAATATTAAAGCAGAAGGTGAAAATGATCATCATATCTGTGAGGCCATATTTAAAGCACTTGCACGTGCATTAAATGATGCAACAAAAATTACACATAATCAAATATTAAGTACAAAAGGAACATTTTAA